In Azospirillum ramasamyi, the following are encoded in one genomic region:
- the argE gene encoding acetylornithine deacetylase, which translates to MTATIDILERLIAFRTVSRDSNLDLIRWVQERLEAAGAATRLVPSEDGRKANLFATLGPADRPGVMLSGHSDVVPVEGQAWTGDPFRLIRRDGKLFGRGTADMKGFIAASLALFDRAAGRTLSQPLHLALSYDEEIGCLGVRRLIEMMAALPVRPRFCIVGEPTSMQVVTAHKGKTALSAECHGVECHSSLAPQGLNAIHMACDLLTGLRRIQDRLRDEGAHDDAYDVPWTTIHAGVIQGGEALNIVPNRCRLDFEIRHLPQDPVEPLLDSIREEADGIVRRLRSDFPAAGLSIGELSSYPALDTDGSAEVVAFVKALTGGNSTGKISFGTEGGLFQRRLSMPTVVCGPGSIGEAHKPDEFITEEQLAACDRMLDALLVNLT; encoded by the coding sequence ATGACGGCGACCATCGACATTCTGGAACGGCTGATCGCCTTCCGCACCGTCAGCCGCGACAGCAACCTGGATCTAATCCGTTGGGTGCAGGAGCGGCTGGAGGCCGCCGGTGCCGCCACCCGGCTGGTGCCGAGCGAGGATGGCCGCAAGGCCAACCTGTTCGCGACGCTCGGCCCCGCCGACCGTCCCGGCGTGATGCTCTCGGGGCACAGCGACGTGGTGCCGGTCGAAGGGCAGGCCTGGACCGGCGATCCCTTCCGGCTGATCCGCCGGGACGGCAAGCTGTTCGGCCGGGGCACCGCCGACATGAAGGGCTTCATCGCCGCAAGCCTCGCCCTGTTCGACCGCGCCGCCGGACGGACGCTGTCCCAGCCCCTGCATCTTGCGCTGTCCTATGACGAGGAAATCGGCTGTCTCGGCGTCCGCCGCCTGATCGAGATGATGGCGGCCCTGCCCGTCCGTCCGCGCTTCTGCATCGTCGGCGAGCCGACAAGCATGCAGGTGGTCACCGCCCACAAGGGCAAGACGGCGCTCAGCGCCGAGTGCCACGGCGTCGAATGCCATTCGAGCCTGGCGCCGCAGGGCTTGAACGCGATCCATATGGCCTGCGACCTGCTGACGGGATTGCGCCGCATCCAGGACCGGCTGCGCGACGAAGGCGCGCATGACGACGCCTATGACGTGCCGTGGACCACGATCCATGCCGGGGTCATCCAGGGCGGCGAGGCGCTGAACATCGTGCCGAACCGCTGCCGCCTCGACTTCGAAATCCGCCATCTGCCGCAGGATCCGGTGGAGCCGCTTCTGGACAGCATCCGGGAGGAGGCCGACGGCATCGTCCGGCGCCTGCGCTCCGACTTCCCCGCCGCCGGGCTGTCGATCGGCGAGCTGTCCAGCTATCCGGCGCTCGACACCGACGGCAGCGCGGAGGTGGTGGCGTTCGTCAAGGCGCTGACCGGCGGCAACAGCACCGGCAAAATCTCCTTCGGAACGGAAGGCGGATTGTTCCAGCGCCGCCTGTCGATGCCCACCGTGGTGTGCGGCCCCGGCAGCATCGGCGAAGCCCACAAGCCCGACGAGTTCATCACCGAGGAGCAACTGGCCGCCTGCGACCGCATGCTGGATGCCCTGCTCGTCAATCTGACGTGA
- a CDS encoding alpha/beta fold hydrolase yields MVAYAIALSGLPEMIESASIILERHNATLAGSGVETLVLIPGFGTEQSAWRHVVHAFKDRCRILSFDLAGIGPANQIHYDHVRYGTLDAYARDVVAVLSALKVERCVCVGHSVAGMVVALASIKAPHLFRKLVLLGASACYRNIGGYRGGFERADIDGLVEGAARDYLRWTAQFGQMVVSAPVEDPTVREFVATLRAMRPDMALSLLLTVLNSDLRSRLPEVTVPAVVLQTREDSAVTREAAEYLRDHLAGSVFEVLDASGHLPHISAPGTVIDALNRHLR; encoded by the coding sequence ATGGTTGCATATGCCATTGCATTGAGCGGGCTTCCGGAGATGATCGAAAGCGCCAGCATCATTCTGGAGCGGCATAACGCCACTCTGGCAGGGTCCGGGGTTGAGACGCTCGTCCTCATTCCCGGATTCGGCACGGAACAGTCGGCCTGGCGCCATGTCGTGCATGCTTTCAAGGACCGCTGCCGCATTCTCTCCTTCGATCTGGCGGGGATCGGGCCGGCCAACCAGATCCACTACGACCATGTGCGCTACGGCACGCTGGACGCCTATGCCCGCGATGTCGTCGCGGTTCTCAGCGCTCTCAAGGTGGAGCGCTGCGTCTGCGTCGGGCATTCGGTCGCGGGCATGGTGGTGGCCCTCGCCTCGATCAAGGCTCCCCACCTGTTCCGCAAACTGGTCCTGCTGGGGGCGTCGGCCTGCTACCGCAACATCGGCGGCTATCGCGGCGGGTTCGAGCGCGCGGACATCGACGGCCTGGTCGAAGGCGCCGCCCGCGATTACCTGCGCTGGACCGCGCAGTTCGGACAGATGGTCGTGTCCGCCCCGGTGGAGGATCCGACCGTGCGGGAATTCGTTGCCACCTTGAGGGCGATGCGTCCCGACATGGCCCTGTCGCTTCTGCTGACCGTGCTGAACAGCGACCTCCGCAGCCGTCTGCCCGAGGTGACGGTGCCGGCGGTCGTCCTCCAGACCCGCGAGGACTCCGCGGTCACCCGGGAAGCGGCGGAGTATCTGCGCGACCATCTGGCCGGCAGCGTCTTCGAGGTGCTCGACGCCTCCGGGCATCTGCCCCACATATCGGCCCCCGGAACGGTGATCGACGCGCTGAACCGCCACCTGCGGTAA
- the copM gene encoding CopM family metallochaperone: MTTTRCRRILAPCAAALALIAGTALAQPGNPSTNPSGNQPGTAATHDRMQGHGQDHAQGHAQGHAQDHATPSDHLPHELTGDPASQAYMDGMRKMDRDMSKPMTGDADQDFARMMLAHHQGAVDMAKVQLQYGKDPELLALSRKIIDDQTREIAQLQDWLKRLPAKPARNEGAAAKTPE; encoded by the coding sequence ATGACGACCACCCGATGCCGTCGAATCCTCGCGCCTTGCGCCGCGGCGCTGGCCCTCATCGCCGGCACCGCCCTGGCCCAACCCGGAAATCCTTCCACAAATCCTTCCGGCAACCAGCCGGGCACCGCCGCGACGCATGACCGAATGCAGGGCCATGGCCAGGACCATGCCCAGGGCCACGCCCAGGGCCACGCCCAAGACCATGCCACGCCCTCCGATCACCTGCCGCATGAACTGACCGGGGATCCGGCCTCGCAGGCCTACATGGACGGCATGCGCAAGATGGACCGCGACATGAGCAAGCCGATGACCGGCGACGCCGACCAGGATTTCGCGCGCATGATGCTGGCCCACCACCAGGGAGCGGTCGACATGGCGAAGGTCCAGCTGCAATACGGCAAGGATCCGGAACTCCTGGCCTTGTCCCGGAAGATCATCGACGACCAGACCAGGGAGATCGCGCAGCTGCAGGATTGGCTGAAGCGGCTTCCGGCCAAGCCGGCACGGAATGAAGGGGCTGCCGCGAAGACGCCGGAATGA